A stretch of Paenibacillus sp. URB8-2 DNA encodes these proteins:
- a CDS encoding FMN-binding protein encodes MKKTTVVVSSALLLGLLAAGCGSNNSAPAASTAPAASTAPAASTAPAASTAPAASTAPAASAAAAQYKDGVYKAEGEMDAKSGWKSTAEVTVANGAVSAVKFSGVDKDGNDKQQFSKDGKYGMKEKNPAALAEWHEEIAKAEQYYLANQGAAPAFNAEGKTDAISGVSVSVGEYWTLAEKALEQAK; translated from the coding sequence GTGAAAAAAACAACTGTAGTAGTATCCAGCGCCCTGCTTCTCGGCTTGCTTGCCGCAGGCTGTGGCAGCAACAACAGCGCTCCTGCCGCCAGCACAGCTCCGGCTGCCAGCACAGCACCTGCTGCTAGCACAGCACCTGCTGCTAGCACGGCTCCTGCCGCCAGCACAGCTCCTGCCGCATCCGCAGCTGCCGCGCAGTACAAAGACGGCGTATATAAAGCCGAAGGCGAAATGGACGCCAAGAGCGGCTGGAAATCTACTGCCGAAGTTACGGTTGCGAACGGAGCCGTGTCCGCCGTTAAATTCTCCGGTGTCGACAAAGACGGCAATGACAAGCAGCAGTTCTCCAAAGACGGCAAGTACGGCATGAAGGAAAAAAATCCTGCAGCCCTGGCCGAATGGCATGAGGAAATTGCCAAAGCCGAACAATATTACCTGGCCAACCAAGGCGCGGCTCCCGCGTTTAACGCCGAAGGAAAAACCGATGCAATCTCCGGCGTATCCGTCAGCGTAGGCGAATATTGGACCCTGGCAGAAAAAGCACTCGAACAAGCGAAGTAA
- a CDS encoding polyprenyl synthetase family protein — protein sequence MKLHEALNIDISTVNLEIERLVTRDKDVPGGSPLAKGVLELIGSGGKRLRPLMVIVGSRFGRKGQGRRTLQLAAAAEFIHAASLVHDDIIDDAKLRRGSPALHTQTGVLSAVHIGNYMSARVIELLGKHAGDKNQYVHDLSAIATAQLCIGEYQQMEHAYDYDLTLEQYLEKSLNKTALLMATCLRVGALSAECTEETAAALYAFGEALGIAFQIQDDLLDFTQSSETLGKPAGSDLRHGQVTLPVLYALQDPELAARIRCVGPESPEADIEEALAAISGSGALARTEEMSRHYLEQAAVIAKRLSSYPAHADLETLIAFFAGRDR from the coding sequence ATGAAGCTGCACGAAGCCTTGAATATCGACATTTCGACAGTTAACCTTGAAATCGAACGTCTAGTAACGCGCGACAAGGATGTGCCCGGCGGATCACCGCTGGCGAAAGGCGTGCTGGAGCTTATCGGCTCCGGAGGCAAACGGCTTCGCCCGCTTATGGTGATTGTCGGCAGCCGGTTCGGCCGGAAGGGGCAGGGCCGCCGCACGCTCCAGTTGGCCGCTGCGGCCGAGTTCATCCATGCGGCTTCGCTCGTTCATGACGATATCATTGATGATGCCAAGCTGCGGCGCGGGAGTCCCGCCCTGCATACTCAGACGGGGGTTCTCTCAGCCGTCCATATCGGCAACTATATGTCTGCAAGGGTTATCGAGCTGTTAGGCAAGCATGCGGGAGATAAAAACCAATATGTTCATGATCTGTCGGCCATCGCCACCGCCCAGCTGTGCATTGGGGAATACCAGCAGATGGAGCACGCCTATGATTACGATCTGACCTTGGAGCAGTATCTGGAGAAATCGCTCAACAAAACGGCTCTTCTGATGGCGACCTGCCTTCGCGTGGGAGCCCTGTCGGCCGAATGCACGGAGGAAACGGCTGCCGCTTTGTATGCTTTCGGCGAGGCGCTCGGCATCGCCTTTCAGATACAGGACGATCTGCTGGACTTCACCCAATCGTCAGAGACGCTCGGCAAGCCTGCCGGCAGTGACCTGCGCCACGGCCAGGTCACTCTTCCCGTACTTTACGCGCTGCAGGACCCCGAGCTTGCTGCGCGCATCCGCTGCGTCGGCCCCGAATCTCCGGAAGCCGACATCGAGGAAGCTCTGGCGGCCATCTCCGGCAGCGGTGCGCTCGCCCGCACGGAAGAAATGAGCCGCCATTATCTGGAGCAGGCGGCCGTCATTGCGAAGCGGTTGTCCTCCTATCCGGCCCATGCCGATCTGGAGACGCTGATTGCGTTCTTTGCGGGAAGGGACCGCTGA
- a CDS encoding aspartate aminotransferase family protein: MNEKEMIGREAVAAKRKQFFYPCTQHFYRNSPQLVRGSMQHVYDENGKEYTDFFAGVSVVACGHCNPAITARTIHQLQQLQHTTTVYLTQPNVDLAERLEKVLPGDLRRTFFVNSGSEANEGALLLARLHTGRKGFIALESGLHGRTNLTMSVTGLSMWRTDKYLDEDVTFIRRPYDPELTPEQAAERSLDDLKRVLEEKGETIAALIAEPIQGNGGMIMPELSYFRSVKTLLEQYSVLLIADEIQTGFGRTGAMFAMEHFGVVPDIITMAKALGNGVPVAAFAATDEIARSLNTPSASTFGGNPVSAATALAVLDYIEAERLPERAERLGAKLKEGLKALQRRYPAHIADVRGAGLMLGAELRVSGAAESAAFTDEVLEEMKDRGYLIGKNGVGRNVLAFQPPLVIMEEDIDGLLKALDETLSHILAGTALSQEM, encoded by the coding sequence ATGAACGAGAAGGAAATGATCGGCAGAGAGGCCGTCGCGGCCAAGCGCAAACAGTTTTTTTATCCCTGTACGCAGCATTTTTACCGGAATTCGCCGCAGCTTGTCCGCGGGTCGATGCAGCATGTCTATGACGAGAACGGCAAAGAATACACCGATTTCTTCGCCGGGGTGTCGGTGGTCGCCTGCGGACACTGCAATCCGGCGATTACGGCGCGGACCATTCACCAGCTGCAGCAGCTGCAGCATACGACGACGGTGTATCTGACCCAGCCGAACGTTGATCTGGCGGAGAGGCTGGAGAAAGTGCTTCCCGGGGATTTAAGACGCACGTTCTTCGTGAACAGCGGCTCGGAGGCCAATGAGGGCGCGCTGCTGCTGGCAAGACTGCATACCGGACGCAAAGGATTTATTGCGCTGGAAAGCGGGCTGCACGGGCGGACCAATCTGACAATGAGCGTAACGGGGCTGTCCATGTGGCGGACCGATAAATATTTGGATGAGGATGTAACCTTTATCCGGCGTCCCTATGATCCCGAACTGACGCCGGAACAGGCCGCTGAGCGGTCTCTTGACGATCTGAAAAGGGTTCTTGAAGAAAAGGGAGAGACGATTGCCGCCCTGATCGCCGAACCGATCCAGGGCAACGGCGGGATGATTATGCCGGAGCTTTCGTACTTTCGCTCGGTCAAGACGCTGCTGGAGCAGTACAGCGTCCTGCTGATTGCCGACGAGATCCAGACCGGCTTCGGGCGCACGGGCGCCATGTTCGCCATGGAGCATTTCGGCGTCGTGCCGGATATCATCACGATGGCCAAGGCGCTCGGCAACGGCGTGCCGGTGGCCGCCTTTGCGGCCACCGATGAAATCGCACGTTCCCTGAATACGCCGTCCGCCTCCACCTTCGGCGGAAATCCGGTGTCGGCGGCGACGGCGCTGGCTGTGCTCGATTACATCGAGGCGGAGCGGCTTCCCGAGCGGGCGGAGCGGCTGGGCGCGAAGCTGAAGGAAGGGCTTAAAGCCCTTCAGCGCCGCTATCCGGCGCACATCGCCGATGTGCGCGGAGCAGGGCTTATGCTGGGCGCCGAGCTGCGTGTCAGCGGAGCAGCAGAAAGCGCAGCCTTTACGGATGAAGTGCTCGAAGAAATGAAAGACCGGGGATATTTGATCGGGAAGAACGGAGTGGGCCGAAATGTATTGGCCTTCCAGCCGCCGCTTGTTATTATGGAAGAAGATATCGACGGTTTGCTTAAGGCGCTGGACGAGACGCTGTCCCATATTCTTGCAGGAACAGCGCTTTCTCAGGAAATGTAG
- a CDS encoding energy-coupling factor transporter ATPase encodes MAIQLQQVSYTYSERSLWRQTALHGIDFELPQGTMVGIAGATGCGKSTLLQLLNGILRPTQGTVSVLDITLRAGEKTPKLLPLRRRVGLVFQFPEQQMFAETVEKDLCFGPLNFGMSPDEALERARQAMLDMGLDLALLERNPFRLSGGQMRKAAIASVLAADPEIVVLDEPTASLDPVSRKELIGLLTRLCRERGRTVIIVTHRMDELLPYADRWVILDQGRSVFQGSVRELAADPSLLTRCGLAVPDSLRYWRAVADRLGLEDEEPRLTPEGLAELIVSRKSGSSGRVGEKGTGHE; translated from the coding sequence ATGGCCATTCAACTGCAGCAAGTAAGCTATACGTATTCGGAGCGGAGTCTGTGGCGGCAGACGGCGCTGCATGGAATTGATTTCGAACTTCCCCAAGGGACGATGGTCGGCATCGCCGGAGCCACCGGCTGCGGCAAATCGACGCTGCTTCAGCTGCTCAATGGGATCTTAAGGCCGACGCAGGGAACGGTGTCGGTTCTGGATATTACGCTCCGGGCTGGGGAGAAGACGCCCAAGCTGCTGCCGCTAAGGCGGCGTGTCGGGCTGGTCTTCCAATTTCCGGAGCAGCAGATGTTCGCGGAGACGGTGGAGAAAGATCTGTGCTTCGGCCCGCTCAACTTCGGCATGAGTCCGGATGAGGCGCTGGAACGCGCCCGCCAGGCGATGCTTGATATGGGGCTGGACCTTGCGCTGCTGGAACGCAATCCGTTCCGCCTAAGCGGTGGGCAAATGCGCAAGGCGGCCATCGCTTCGGTGCTGGCCGCCGATCCCGAGATTGTCGTGCTGGACGAGCCGACGGCCTCGCTGGACCCGGTCAGCCGCAAGGAACTGATCGGGCTGCTCACGCGTCTGTGCCGGGAACGCGGGCGGACCGTCATTATCGTCACACACCGGATGGACGAGCTTCTGCCCTATGCCGACCGCTGGGTCATTCTTGACCAGGGCCGGTCCGTCTTTCAGGGCAGCGTCCGGGAACTGGCGGCGGACCCGTCTTTGCTGACGCGCTGCGGTCTGGCGGTGCCGGACTCTCTGCGCTACTGGCGGGCGGTCGCGGACCGGCTGGGTCTTGAAGACGAAGAACCGAGGCTGACGCCGGAAGGCCTGGCGGAGCTTATTGTGTCGAGGAAAAGCGGTAGTTCCGGCCGGGTTGGCGAAAAGGGGACCGGCCATGAATGA
- a CDS encoding FAD-dependent oxidoreductase: MKRIVVLGGGYGGVLTAKKLAKKLKNNKDIEIKLIDRNPYHTLLTELHEVSANRAPEDSIKIDLKKIFAGLKVDVVLDEISNIDFKGKKLTSEKAVYEYDYLVIGTGSKPTFFGIPGAEENTFSFWSYDDAVALKLQIRDMFTQAAKEKNPEVRRSMLTFVIVGAGFTGVELVGEMAEYREELCKEFFIDPKDVRLIVADMAPKILPILPDKLIRKAEAHLRKLNVEIVTGAKITEVGTGSVSLGEKNVVAANTIVWTAGVEGSELVGKLDVQQQGRKRIVTNEHLESVDHKNVYIVGDNIFYIVEGEERPVPQMVENAELAAPLIAGNIVADINGTAKKGYKPAFHGTMVSIGSRYGVANVGLPNKMFMLTGFMAMFAKHMINIYYLSGVVGFNKVWTYMMHEFFHVENRRSFVGGYFSKRSPNFWLVPLRMLLGGMWLYEGIDKLRKIWVDPNKIFLIPAAPYLKDATSAASEAVDAVKTTVDAQSAASAVDTAKEAVSALPVPKFIYNISNWFMDLMFYKPDGNFTFLAKWFQIGMVCAEIVLGIMLIVGLFTAIASIATIGMAVMIWTTKMAATEMLWYVAAAIACIGGSGSVFGLDYYVLPWLKKQWKKIPLVRRWYLYTD, translated from the coding sequence TTGAAAAGAATAGTAGTTCTTGGCGGCGGATACGGCGGTGTACTTACAGCCAAAAAGCTCGCAAAGAAATTAAAAAACAACAAAGACATTGAAATCAAGCTGATCGACCGGAACCCTTATCATACTCTCTTGACTGAGCTGCATGAGGTCTCCGCGAACCGCGCTCCAGAGGATTCGATCAAGATTGACCTGAAGAAAATTTTTGCCGGCCTCAAAGTGGACGTTGTCCTTGATGAGATCAGCAATATCGACTTCAAAGGCAAGAAACTTACGTCCGAGAAGGCAGTCTACGAATACGACTACCTCGTAATCGGTACAGGCAGCAAGCCGACCTTCTTCGGAATTCCCGGCGCAGAAGAGAACACCTTCTCTTTCTGGTCCTATGACGACGCCGTTGCACTGAAACTCCAAATCCGTGACATGTTCACGCAGGCGGCCAAAGAAAAGAATCCGGAAGTCCGCCGTTCCATGCTGACCTTCGTTATCGTCGGCGCAGGCTTCACCGGTGTTGAACTCGTAGGCGAAATGGCGGAATACCGCGAAGAGCTGTGCAAAGAGTTCTTTATCGATCCGAAGGATGTGCGGTTGATCGTTGCCGATATGGCTCCGAAAATTTTGCCGATCCTGCCCGATAAGCTGATTCGTAAAGCCGAGGCGCATTTGCGCAAGCTGAACGTGGAAATCGTTACCGGCGCCAAAATCACCGAAGTGGGCACAGGAAGCGTTTCTCTCGGCGAGAAGAATGTCGTGGCCGCCAACACTATCGTCTGGACGGCAGGCGTCGAAGGCTCCGAGCTTGTGGGCAAACTTGATGTTCAGCAGCAAGGACGCAAGCGTATTGTCACCAACGAGCATCTGGAAAGCGTAGACCACAAGAACGTATATATTGTCGGCGACAACATCTTCTACATTGTCGAAGGCGAAGAGCGTCCCGTTCCGCAAATGGTCGAGAATGCCGAGCTTGCAGCTCCGCTGATTGCCGGCAACATTGTCGCCGACATTAACGGAACCGCGAAAAAGGGATATAAACCGGCCTTCCACGGCACGATGGTATCGATCGGAAGCCGCTACGGCGTAGCCAATGTCGGCCTTCCGAACAAAATGTTCATGCTCACCGGATTCATGGCTATGTTTGCCAAGCATATGATCAATATCTACTATCTGTCCGGTGTCGTCGGCTTCAATAAAGTTTGGACTTATATGATGCACGAGTTCTTCCACGTGGAGAACCGCAGAAGCTTCGTCGGCGGATATTTCTCCAAGCGCTCCCCGAACTTCTGGCTCGTTCCGCTTCGCATGCTGCTTGGCGGCATGTGGTTGTATGAGGGCATCGACAAATTAAGAAAGATTTGGGTAGACCCGAACAAGATTTTCCTGATTCCGGCAGCGCCATATCTTAAGGACGCGACTTCGGCGGCAAGCGAAGCGGTAGATGCGGTTAAGACTACGGTCGACGCCCAATCGGCGGCATCGGCAGTGGATACGGCCAAAGAAGCGGTTTCCGCTCTTCCGGTTCCGAAGTTCATCTACAACATTTCGAACTGGTTCATGGATCTCATGTTCTATAAACCGGACGGCAACTTCACTTTCCTCGCTAAGTGGTTCCAAATCGGTATGGTTTGTGCCGAAATCGTGCTGGGTATCATGCTCATTGTCGGTCTGTTCACCGCGATCGCTTCAATAGCGACGATAGGCATGGCCGTCATGATCTGGACGACCAAAATGGCAGCTACGGAAATGCTCTGGTATGTAGCAGCGGCAATCGCCTGCATCGGCGGTTCCGGCAGCGTCTTCGGTCTTGATTACTACGTTCTGCCTTGGCTTAAGAAGCAGTGGAAGAAAATTCCACTTGTAAGGCGCTGGTATCTGTACACCGACTGA
- a CDS encoding ATP-binding cassette domain-containing protein, translating to MNERDGKGHSAEHGPDAIVLKDVSFGYDPENPILHGLSLRIPQGQWVSLVGESGSGKSTLVKLLNALLPKSAGEITVCGEKLSEESILSIRRTIGMVFQNPDNQFVGETVEEDILFGLEGLCLSREEMDRRLRLYAGKLGISGLLAKHPGELSGGQKQRVAIVSILAMEPGVVIFDEASSMLDEESRNGLLDILRDMHAEGYTILMITHDADEILASQRVLALCGGGLAGDMTPAELFRSPGLMEECRLHAPYAWELSRELEVLGLAIGVPASEKELIETLWPFNCSK from the coding sequence ATGAATGAAAGGGACGGGAAGGGGCATTCCGCAGAGCATGGCCCTGACGCTATCGTGCTGAAGGACGTGTCATTCGGTTATGATCCGGAGAATCCGATCCTGCACGGCCTCTCGCTGCGCATTCCGCAGGGACAGTGGGTCAGCCTGGTCGGCGAGAGCGGCTCGGGCAAATCGACGCTGGTGAAGCTGCTGAACGCGCTGCTTCCCAAAAGCGCCGGAGAAATTACCGTGTGCGGCGAGAAGCTGAGCGAAGAAAGCATCTTAAGCATTCGCCGGACAATCGGTATGGTATTCCAGAATCCGGATAACCAGTTCGTCGGGGAAACGGTGGAGGAGGATATTCTGTTTGGTCTGGAAGGGTTGTGTCTGTCTCGGGAGGAGATGGACCGCCGTCTGCGGCTCTATGCCGGCAAGCTCGGGATTTCCGGTCTGCTGGCCAAGCACCCCGGGGAGCTGTCCGGAGGGCAGAAGCAGCGGGTCGCGATTGTCTCCATTCTTGCTATGGAGCCGGGCGTCGTCATCTTTGACGAGGCCTCTTCCATGTTGGACGAAGAGAGCAGGAACGGGCTGCTGGACATTTTGAGGGACATGCATGCCGAAGGGTATACGATTCTCATGATTACGCATGATGCCGATGAAATCCTGGCCTCGCAGCGCGTGCTCGCGCTGTGCGGAGGCGGGCTGGCGGGGGATATGACGCCGGCTGAGCTGTTCCGCAGCCCCGGGCTGATGGAAGAGTGCCGCCTGCATGCGCCGTACGCCTGGGAGCTGAGCCGCGAGCTTGAAGTCCTGGGCCTTGCGATCGGCGTTCCCGCCAGTGAAAAGGAGTTAATAGAAACGCTATGGCCATTCAACTGCAGCAAGTAA
- a CDS encoding energy-coupling factor transporter transmembrane component T family protein, with the protein MNDRLLLGRSIETGSWVHKLDPRSKLIGMLLYVAAILLSRSWPAMALLAVFSVVVAVSTRIPLQYYLKAAKPLRYLMLFIFIVQLLTVKEGAALLTIGSFSLHEAGLRLGVFAVIRTFLLVAFTALLTFTTTPARLNQGLEGILSPLRFIGLSPSRFTLMVSLALRFIPTILDEVQIVLKAQASRGADLSELPFKEKGRMLVTLLVPVIAGAFRRAQDLVYSMEARGFRMDAPRSRYHRLRWGWADTFFIAMFIMLGIAAAIL; encoded by the coding sequence ATGAATGATCGTTTGCTGCTCGGCAGAAGCATTGAGACCGGCTCCTGGGTGCATAAGCTGGACCCCCGGTCGAAACTCATCGGCATGCTGCTGTACGTCGCCGCCATTTTGTTGTCCCGGTCCTGGCCAGCCATGGCGCTGCTTGCCGTATTCTCGGTGGTGGTGGCGGTTTCCACCCGGATTCCACTGCAATATTATTTGAAAGCGGCCAAGCCGCTTCGATATTTAATGCTGTTTATTTTTATCGTCCAGCTGCTGACGGTCAAGGAAGGGGCGGCGCTGCTGACCATCGGCTCTTTCTCCCTTCACGAGGCCGGACTCAGGCTTGGCGTGTTCGCTGTCATCCGCACGTTCCTGCTGGTCGCCTTTACCGCGCTGCTGACGTTCACAACTACTCCGGCCCGGTTGAACCAGGGCCTGGAGGGGATATTGTCGCCGCTCCGGTTCATTGGGCTTTCTCCGAGCCGCTTTACGCTGATGGTCAGCCTCGCCCTGCGGTTCATTCCGACCATTCTGGACGAGGTGCAGATTGTTCTGAAGGCGCAGGCCTCGCGCGGCGCCGATTTAAGCGAGCTGCCGTTTAAGGAGAAAGGCCGGATGCTGGTGACGCTGCTTGTTCCCGTCATTGCCGGAGCGTTCCGGCGTGCGCAGGACCTGGTCTATTCCATGGAAGCCCGGGGCTTCCGGATGGATGCTCCCCGTTCGCGTTATCACCGTCTGAGGTGGGGCTGGGCCGATACTTTTTTTATCGCTATGTTTATTATGCTGGGCATTGCAGCTGCCATCCTGTGA
- a CDS encoding UbiA-like polyprenyltransferase gives MVIINACKIAAHKLKMFGELVMFSHTLFSLPFAIISMVWAAGGWPSGRIMLWGLIALIGARNGANAFNRLVDRTFDGQNPRTAHRHLPQRLLAEKEVAVFVVVNYAIFIAASGMLNLLCLILSPVAIVLISTYSYTKRFTYLSHLYLGFVIASAPIGAWFAVTGQIAFTPFVIGTVVMLWIAGFDIIYGTQDIEFDRRAGLWSIPSYFGLENALRIAKALHFIMIMLLLFLYVWRGLGWIYLVGIGIATLLLMTEHNIIKPSNRRLMKVASYNLNQVISLVILTCTLVDYFYVS, from the coding sequence ATGGTCATTATTAATGCCTGCAAAATTGCGGCGCATAAACTCAAAATGTTCGGCGAGCTGGTCATGTTCTCGCATACGCTGTTCTCACTGCCTTTTGCCATCATATCCATGGTATGGGCAGCCGGGGGCTGGCCTTCGGGCCGTATCATGCTGTGGGGGCTGATCGCCCTTATCGGCGCTCGCAACGGCGCCAATGCGTTCAATCGTCTGGTCGACCGAACCTTTGACGGCCAGAACCCGCGAACGGCACATCGGCATCTTCCGCAGCGTCTGCTGGCGGAGAAGGAAGTTGCCGTGTTCGTTGTCGTCAACTACGCGATTTTCATAGCCGCTTCGGGAATGCTGAATCTGCTGTGCCTGATCCTCTCGCCCGTGGCGATCGTATTGATCTCAACCTACTCCTATACCAAGCGCTTCACCTACCTCAGCCATCTGTATCTGGGCTTTGTTATCGCCTCGGCCCCGATCGGCGCGTGGTTTGCGGTAACCGGGCAAATCGCTTTTACGCCTTTTGTCATCGGTACGGTCGTCATGCTGTGGATTGCCGGCTTCGATATTATATACGGCACCCAGGATATCGAATTCGACCGCCGCGCCGGACTGTGGTCCATTCCCAGCTACTTTGGACTGGAGAACGCGCTCCGCATTGCAAAGGCTCTGCATTTTATCATGATTATGCTGCTGCTCTTCCTGTATGTGTGGCGCGGACTGGGCTGGATATATCTTGTCGGCATCGGCATCGCCACCCTGCTTCTGATGACGGAGCACAACATCATCAAGCCGTCGAACCGGCGGCTGATGAAGGTAGCCTCCTACAATCTGAACCAGGTGATCAGCTTGGTCATCTTAACTTGTACGCTGGTTGATTACTTCTATGTAAGCTGA
- a CDS encoding peptidase U32 family protein, with amino-acid sequence MTRYFNGREIELLAPAGTFEIFKEVVQSRCDAVYLGGPVLNMRMMRKGYNLSLEEIAEALDIAHGLGKKVYITVNNLFSEQEIEEAREYLTYLESVRPDALIVQDLAVPELIREMGLTLPIHASVMMNVHNLEMIHALHELGVSRVVTSREMDLQTAKLLGSASGMELEYFVHGDMCSVHGANCYYSSHVFGMSSNRGKCMKPCRWDYRIKKDGYIFPAEYPLAVKDMFMYENLPELIESGITSFKIEGRMRDKDFMVMLVNSYGEAIDRYIDDPAGFDRTVDSKLLYNNRKRDFSTAYAFGKPGLRNINRRYEGTGKFYSTGKVFSTPTAERELSEERVEQLRERLAAEGNRERERMKPELAVRVNNMAQAKAALEAGVEHLYLSGDVYEPDRPFTKRDLLELGAIKGETKLVLGLPRMMTELHFDQYDQLLIHGERLPIDGLLATNLGAIRRYNRAGYPLIGDSSLNIYNTLAAGLYAGLGLQRISVSPEMTLEHFAAFAPRCALPLEMVVHGTPALMYMEHDLYENTEVMEPIGEEDNLYVGNDVLVLMTDKGENPVYRDQHGRCHLLFSKELCYLPMLEELNTAGISCFRIEGATYSPEQLRAILNAYRHAINGSSGSGEGTAEGLQPFYAGYTLGSLQFN; translated from the coding sequence ATGACGCGTTATTTTAACGGAAGAGAAATTGAACTGCTGGCTCCGGCCGGCACTTTTGAGATATTTAAAGAGGTTGTGCAATCCCGCTGCGATGCGGTCTATCTTGGCGGCCCCGTGCTGAATATGAGAATGATGCGTAAGGGCTACAATTTATCTCTGGAGGAGATTGCGGAGGCGCTGGACATCGCCCATGGTCTTGGCAAAAAGGTGTATATCACCGTCAACAACCTGTTCAGCGAACAGGAGATCGAAGAAGCCCGCGAATACCTGACTTATCTGGAGAGTGTCCGTCCGGACGCGCTGATCGTGCAGGATCTGGCGGTGCCGGAGCTGATTCGGGAAATGGGACTTACGCTGCCCATCCATGCTTCGGTTATGATGAATGTACATAATCTGGAGATGATCCACGCGCTGCACGAGCTTGGTGTAAGCCGCGTCGTCACCTCGCGGGAGATGGATCTGCAGACGGCGAAGCTGCTGGGATCAGCAAGCGGAATGGAGCTGGAGTATTTCGTCCACGGCGACATGTGCTCCGTCCACGGCGCGAACTGCTATTACAGCTCCCATGTGTTCGGGATGAGCAGTAACCGGGGCAAATGCATGAAGCCGTGCCGCTGGGATTACCGGATTAAAAAAGACGGCTACATCTTCCCTGCGGAATACCCGCTCGCGGTCAAGGATATGTTCATGTACGAGAATCTGCCCGAGCTGATCGAATCGGGAATCACCTCTTTCAAAATCGAAGGCCGCATGCGCGACAAAGATTTTATGGTCATGCTCGTCAACAGCTACGGCGAGGCAATTGACCGGTATATCGACGATCCTGCAGGTTTTGACCGGACGGTGGATTCGAAGCTGCTGTACAACAACCGCAAACGTGATTTCTCGACCGCTTATGCGTTCGGTAAGCCGGGACTCCGGAACATTAACCGGCGGTACGAAGGGACCGGCAAGTTCTACAGCACGGGCAAGGTGTTCAGTACGCCTACGGCGGAGCGCGAGCTGTCCGAAGAGCGTGTGGAGCAGCTGCGGGAACGGCTGGCGGCGGAGGGGAATCGAGAACGTGAGCGGATGAAGCCCGAGCTTGCGGTACGCGTCAACAACATGGCGCAGGCCAAGGCCGCCCTGGAAGCAGGGGTGGAGCATCTGTATCTGTCCGGCGATGTCTACGAGCCCGACCGTCCGTTCACCAAGCGCGACCTTCTGGAACTGGGCGCGATCAAAGGGGAAACGAAGCTGGTTCTGGGACTGCCGCGAATGATGACGGAGCTGCATTTTGACCAATACGACCAGCTGCTGATTCATGGAGAACGTCTCCCGATTGACGGACTGCTCGCAACGAATCTTGGCGCAATCCGCCGCTATAACAGAGCGGGATATCCGTTGATCGGTGACTCTAGCCTTAATATTTACAATACCCTTGCCGCCGGGCTGTACGCAGGGCTTGGACTTCAGCGGATTTCCGTATCGCCCGAAATGACGCTGGAGCATTTTGCTGCCTTTGCCCCCCGCTGCGCGCTGCCGCTGGAGATGGTGGTGCACGGCACGCCTGCGCTGATGTACATGGAGCATGATTTATATGAAAATACCGAAGTGATGGAACCGATCGGCGAGGAAGACAATCTCTATGTGGGCAATGACGTGCTTGTTCTGATGACCGACAAAGGGGAAAATCCGGTGTACCGCGATCAGCATGGCCGCTGCCATCTGCTGTTCTCCAAAGAGCTGTGCTATTTGCCGATGCTGGAAGAACTGAATACAGCGGGCATTTCCTGTTTCCGCATCGAGGGAGCGACCTATTCACCGGAGCAGCTGCGCGCGATCCTGAATGCTTATCGGCACGCAATAAACGGCAGTTCCGGTTCCGGAGAAGGGACGGCAGAGGGCCTGCAGCCTTTCTATGCGGGCTATACACTGGGATCATTGCAATTCAATTAA